A segment of the Streptomyces sp. L2 genome:
CCGTTGTGTCTCCTGGTGCCGGACCTCGCAGTCGGCGCCGGGGGACATGATCGCCTCATGGCCGTCGGAGAAGCGGACGCGGTAGGGCGGGTTGCCCTCCGAGCCCATCACTTCGACGACCTCCGAGACCTGGTCGTGCTGTCC
Coding sequences within it:
- a CDS encoding DUF1918 domain-containing protein, with protein sequence MRATVGDHLVQHGRVVGQHDQVSEVVEVMGSEGNPPYRVRFSDGHEAIMSPGADCEVRHQETQRRM